In Mercenaria mercenaria strain notata unplaced genomic scaffold, MADL_Memer_1 contig_529, whole genome shotgun sequence, one genomic interval encodes:
- the LOC128554564 gene encoding uncharacterized protein LOC128554564 has translation MPVDVARTGVLDVCVEKCSKHPTKVTEYFCRSCDTLGCSACITTNHRQCQNVDHVPDIVIDLENNEEFKKFAEYFDEKLTLLKEKKNKINSRKTEVEEMKKQAKAELKKQRDEINKFFDHLEAEMDKKITDIDKNNKDTLKAASDRCNIINDELNKMKTDVETNRKNGQKCKLFIKMKRSKGEIEKLDSQFDMLYEESKVQRYKLVQSTQIEEIMKTTTEICRMLTAKLVSEIDISSCKDKEKPCIRGMSVVQRHYLAVADERKKVVKIIDTRTGRVTSEISLDYCSIWSITNVKGDQIIVSLTSFKPKFQNNLITLAVSAAGVLSKGNVITTIRPAFDVVAIAQLLYVLHSNEIKVLDIHGNVLNTIGCDRSSLPSIAVSPGKKTIYLTNYEYNFVKSMTLDGKVTATFKDKDLKHPLSIIADVEGFVYVKSDGGIHQLTKDCTKVQIILDGVFGRSITFSCTDNRLYVRELEKVKVYELK, from the coding sequence atgcctGTTGATGTAGCAAGAACAGGTGTACTTGATGTGTGCGTAGAAAAGTGTTCTAAACATCCAACAAAGGTTACTGAATACTTTTGTCGGTCATGTGACACACTTGGATGTAGTGCGTGTATCACGACAAACCATCGCCAATGCCAAAATGTCGACCATGTACCGGACATTGTTATAGATCTAGAAAACAACGAGGAATTCAAAAAGTTTGCTGAATATTTCGATGAAAAACTTACGTTgctgaaagaaaaaaagaacaaaattaattctaGAAAAACTGAAGTAGAGGAAATGAAAAAGCAAGCAAAGGCAGAACTTAAAAAGCAGCGTGATGAGATTAACAAGTTTTTCGACCATCTTGAGGCTGAAATGGACAAGAAGATAACGGACATTGACAAAAATAACAAGGATACATTGAAAGCAGCGTCAGACAGATGTAATATCATAAATGAtgaattaaacaaaatgaaaactgaTGTCGAGACAAACAGAAAAAACGGCCAAAAATGTAAActgttcataaaaatgaaaagatcGAAAGGTGAAATCGAAAAGCTTGATAGTCAGTTTGATATGTTATATGAAGAGAGCAAGGTACAGAGATATAAACTGGTACAATCCACACAGATAGAGGAAATAATGAAAACTACAACTGAAATATGCAGAATGTTAACTGCAAAACTTGTTTCAGAGATTGATATAAGCTCTTGCAAAGACAAGGAAAAACCATGTATACGTGGGATGTCAGTGGTGCAGAGGCACTACCTAGCTGTTGCGGACGAGCGCAAAAAAGTAGTGAAGATAATTGATACTAGAACTGGCAGAGTAACATCTGAAATAAGTTTGGACTATTGTTCCATATGGAGTATCACAAATGTCAAGGGCGATCAAATTATAGTTTCGCTGACATCATTTAAACCTAAATTCCAGAATAATCTTATCACTCTGGCTGTATCAGCGGCTGGTGTGCTAAGTAAAGGTAACGTGATAACAACTATAAGACCAGCTTTCGATGTTGTTGCCATTGCACAACTCCTCTATGTGTTACATTCCAATGAAATCAAAGTACTTGATATCCATGGAAATGTTCTGAACACAATAGGATGTGACCGCTCTTCTCTTCCTTCTATAGCTGTAAGTCCTGGCAAGAAAACCATTTACTTAACAAACTATGAGTATAACTTTGTAAAGAGTATGACCTTGGATGGCAAGGTCACAGCTACCTTCAAGGACAAGGATCTTAAACATCCCTTGAGTATTATAGCAGACGTTGAGGGCTTTGTATATGTAAAAAGTGATGGAGGCATTCATCAGTTGACAAAGGACTGTACCAAGGTTCAAATTATCTTAGATGGCGTGTTTGGTAGAAGCATAACCTTTTCTTGCACAGATAATAGACTCTATGTGAGAGAACTTGAGAAAGTGAAAGTGTATGAACTGAAGTAG